The Eptesicus fuscus isolate TK198812 chromosome 17, DD_ASM_mEF_20220401, whole genome shotgun sequence genome has a window encoding:
- the NT5C2 gene encoding cytosolic purine 5'-nucleotidase isoform X7, giving the protein MSYRSMFQDVRDAVDWVHYKGSLKEKTVENLEKYVVKDGKLPLLLSRMKEVGKVFLATNSDYKYTDKIMTYLFDFPHGPKPGSSHRPWQSYFDLILVDARKPLFFGEGTVLRQVDTKTGKLKIGTYTGPLQHGIVYSGGSSDTICDLLGAKGKDILYIGDHIFGDILKSKKRQGWRTFLVIPELAQELHVWTDKSCGEKLEHRGSMQQVLAVALFEELQSLDIFLAELYKHLDSSSNERPDISSIQRRIKKVTHDMDMCYGMMGSLFRSGSRQTLFASQVMRYADLYAASFINLLYYPFSYLFRAAHVLMPHESTVEHTHVDINEMESPLATRNRTSVDFKDTDYKRHQLTRSISEIKPPNLFPLAPQEITHCHDEDDDEEEEEEE; this is encoded by the exons AAG GGCTCCCTTAAAGAAAAGACAGTTGAAAATCTTGAGAAGTATGTAGTCAAAGAT GGAAAATTGCCTTTGCTTCTGAGCCGGATGAAGGAAGTAGGGAAAGTATTTCTTGCCACCAACAGTGACTATAAATATACAGAT aaaatTATGACTTACCTGTTTGATTTCCCACATGGCCCCAAG CCTGGGAGCTCCCATCGACCATGGCAGTCCTACTTTGACCTGATCTTGGTGGATGCACGGAAACCACTCTTTTTTGGAGAAGGCACAGTACTTCGTCAGGTGGATACT AAAACTGGCAAGCTGAAAATTGGTACCTACACAGGGCCCTTACAGCATGGTATTGTCTACTCAGGAG GTTCATCTGATACAATCTGTGATCTGTTGGGAGCCAAGGGCAAGGACATTTTGTATATTGGAGATCATATTTTTGGGGACATTTTGAAATCAAAGAAACGACAAGGGTGGCGaactttcttggtgattcctgaACTTGCACAGGAGCTTCATGTCTGGACTGATAAGAGTT GTGGAGAAAAGCTGGAACACAGAGGCAGCATGCAGCAGGTGCTGGCTGTTG CACTTTTTGAAGAGCTTCAGAGCTTGGATATTTTCTTGGCTGAACTCTACAA GCACCTTGACAGCAGCAGCAATGAGCGCCCAGACATTAGCTCCATCCAGAGACGTATTAAG AAAGTAACTCATGACATGGACATGTGCTATGGGATGATGGGAAGCCTGTTTCGCAGTGGCTCCCGGCAAACCCTCTTTGCCAGCCAGGTGATGCGTTATGCTGACCTCTATGCCGCATCTTTCATCAACCTGCTGTATTACCCGTTCAGCTACCTCTTCAGAGCTGCCCACGTCTTG ATGCCTCATGAATCAACGGTGGAACACACACATGTAGATATCAATGAGATGGAGTCCCCGCTTGCCACCCGGAACCGTACTTCAGTGGATTTCAAAGATACTGACTACAAGCGGCACCAGTTGACACGGTCGATTAGTGAGATTAAACCCCCCAACCTATTCCCACTGGCCCCCCAGGAAATTACACACTGccatgatgaagatgatgatgaagaggaggaagaggaagaataa